A single region of the Alkalidesulfovibrio alkalitolerans DSM 16529 genome encodes:
- a CDS encoding HpcH/HpaI aldolase family protein, translating into MASLKKILTSGGSALGSWLTLPSPAIAEIMARAGYDWLACDLEHASLTLSECAELMRAASLAGATPLVRLSDNDPIQIKRVMDAGAQGIIVPMVLNAEQARAAVAAMHYPPRGTRGVGLFRAQGYGASFPEYKRWLAEESVCIVQIEHIEAVRNLESILAVDGVDGYIVGPYDLSASLGFPGEFDRPEVQAALAEIEAKGPFSGKAPGIHVVEPDPETFARRLAQGYRFVAYSLDIRMLDASSRQGVATFNQHMKK; encoded by the coding sequence ATGGCGTCTCTCAAGAAAATACTGACTTCGGGCGGTTCGGCGCTCGGTTCCTGGCTGACCCTGCCGAGCCCGGCCATCGCCGAGATCATGGCCCGCGCGGGCTACGACTGGCTGGCCTGCGACCTCGAACACGCCTCGCTTACGCTTTCGGAGTGCGCGGAACTCATGCGCGCCGCGTCCCTGGCCGGGGCCACGCCGTTGGTCCGCCTTTCGGACAACGATCCCATACAGATCAAACGGGTCATGGACGCCGGGGCGCAGGGCATCATCGTGCCCATGGTCTTGAACGCGGAGCAGGCTAGGGCCGCAGTGGCCGCCATGCACTATCCGCCGCGCGGCACGCGGGGCGTGGGCCTTTTCCGCGCCCAGGGCTACGGCGCGAGCTTTCCCGAATACAAGCGCTGGCTGGCCGAGGAATCGGTGTGCATCGTGCAGATCGAGCACATCGAGGCCGTGCGCAATCTCGAATCCATCCTGGCCGTGGACGGCGTGGACGGCTACATTGTGGGACCCTACGACCTCTCGGCCTCGCTCGGCTTCCCCGGCGAGTTCGACCGGCCCGAGGTTCAGGCGGCCCTGGCCGAGATCGAGGCCAAGGGGCCGTTTTCGGGCAAGGCTCCGGGCATCCACGTGGTAGAGCCCGACCCGGAGACGTTCGCCCGCCGTCTGGCCCAGGGCTATCGTTTCGTGGCCTACAGCCTGGACATCCGCATGCTGGACGCGAGTTCGCGCCAGGGTGTGGCGACTTTCAACCAACACATGAAGAAATAG
- a CDS encoding 3-deoxy-manno-octulosonate cytidylyltransferase: MGKIVAVIPARMGSSRFPGKPMADIHGLPMVGHVYFRTRMCELLDETVVATCDREIAEWVESVGGKAVMTLDTHERCTDRTAECMQKIEAQLGEDVDIVVMVQGDEPMVTPDMIRAAVSPMLDDPSCGVVNLMADLSSVAEFEDPNEVKVVTDLSGNALYFSREPIPSRKKGVLNVPMRKQVCIIPFRRTALIEFNAMPETPLERIESVDMMRLLENGKPVRMVYTAVRTKSVDTPADLELVKELMRDDPLRKDYP; encoded by the coding sequence ATGGGCAAGATCGTCGCAGTCATACCGGCCCGCATGGGGTCTTCTCGTTTTCCGGGCAAACCCATGGCCGATATCCACGGCCTGCCCATGGTGGGCCACGTCTATTTCCGCACCCGCATGTGCGAGCTTCTGGACGAGACCGTGGTCGCCACCTGCGACCGCGAGATCGCCGAGTGGGTCGAATCCGTGGGCGGAAAGGCGGTGATGACCCTGGACACGCACGAGCGTTGCACCGACCGCACGGCCGAGTGCATGCAGAAGATCGAGGCGCAGCTCGGCGAGGACGTGGACATCGTGGTCATGGTCCAGGGCGACGAGCCCATGGTCACGCCGGACATGATCCGCGCGGCAGTTTCTCCCATGCTGGACGACCCTTCCTGCGGCGTGGTCAACCTGATGGCCGATCTTTCGAGCGTCGCGGAGTTCGAGGACCCCAACGAGGTCAAGGTCGTCACGGATCTTTCAGGCAACGCGCTCTATTTCTCGCGCGAGCCCATCCCCTCGCGCAAGAAGGGCGTCCTGAACGTGCCCATGCGCAAGCAGGTCTGCATCATCCCCTTCCGCCGCACGGCCCTGATCGAGTTCAACGCCATGCCCGAGACGCCGCTTGAACGCATCGAGTCCGTGGACATGATGCGCCTTTTGGAGAACGGCAAGCCCGTGCGCATGGTGTACACCGCCGTGCGCACCAAGAGCGTTGACACGCCCGCCGATCTCGAACTGGTCAAGGAACTGATGCGCGACGATCCGCTGCGGAAAGACTATCCGTAA
- a CDS encoding HAD family hydrolase, whose protein sequence is MIECVVLDCDGVILETVELKTEAFAKSARHLGPEAVRTLIDFHRAHGGVSRYEKYRHLWREVFGREISDAEMADMVDRFIAAAADALVECPLVPGVLDFLNEWSARLPLYVASGAPDEELKYILKVKNLSSHFKGIHGSPTPKAELLAAIVACEGVAPERTLMVGDSGTDLDAARRVGTLFYGRGPFPPPLPWGEDLRGLSAFVAEHAAPD, encoded by the coding sequence ATGATCGAATGCGTGGTGCTCGACTGCGACGGAGTGATCCTCGAAACCGTCGAACTGAAGACCGAGGCCTTCGCCAAGAGCGCACGACACCTGGGGCCTGAGGCCGTGAGGACGCTCATCGACTTCCACCGCGCCCACGGCGGCGTGAGTCGCTACGAAAAGTACCGCCACCTGTGGCGCGAGGTCTTCGGGCGCGAAATCAGCGACGCGGAAATGGCGGACATGGTCGATCGCTTCATCGCGGCGGCGGCCGACGCCCTGGTCGAATGCCCGCTTGTGCCCGGCGTGCTCGACTTCCTGAACGAGTGGTCCGCACGGCTGCCCCTCTACGTGGCATCTGGCGCGCCGGACGAGGAATTAAAGTACATCCTGAAAGTGAAGAACCTTTCGTCCCACTTCAAGGGCATCCACGGCTCGCCCACGCCCAAGGCCGAACTCCTGGCCGCCATCGTGGCTTGCGAGGGCGTAGCCCCGGAACGCACGCTCATGGTCGGCGACTCGGGCACGGATCTCGACGCCGCCCGACGCGTGGGCACGCTCTTCTACGGCCGCGGCCCCTTCCCGCCTCCCCTGCCCTGGGGCGAGGATCTGCGTGGACTCTCCGCCTTCGTAGCCGAGCACGCCGCACCGGACTGA
- a CDS encoding phosphoglycerate dehydrogenase: MRIAITTSSFAQFDRDPLALIERAGFSFVLNPHGRKLTREETISLCADCQGIVAGTETYDAEVLDRLPELKALSRCGVGMDSVNQEVCAARGIAVRNTPLGPTRAVAELVAGLILDMLRNISRMDRELRGGTWKKRMGSLLEGKKVGIVGYGRIGRATGDLLERLGARVAFSDPFVREADRERMELPDLLAWADIISLHCSKTAEACHLLDGAMLSLMRPGSWLVNAGRGGLVDEEALAGLLRSGHLAGAAIDCFEKEPYTGPLREIETAILTPHIGSYAREGRIRMEIDAVRNLLDALGVSA, translated from the coding sequence ATGCGCATCGCCATCACCACGTCCAGCTTCGCCCAGTTCGACCGCGACCCCCTCGCCCTCATCGAGCGGGCGGGCTTTTCCTTCGTGCTCAACCCCCACGGCCGAAAGCTCACGCGCGAGGAGACGATCTCCCTGTGCGCGGACTGCCAGGGCATCGTCGCGGGCACGGAAACCTACGACGCCGAGGTGCTCGACCGGCTCCCGGAACTCAAGGCCCTATCCCGCTGCGGCGTGGGTATGGACAGCGTAAACCAGGAGGTCTGCGCCGCCCGGGGCATAGCTGTGCGCAACACGCCTCTTGGTCCCACGCGCGCCGTGGCCGAGCTCGTGGCCGGACTGATCCTGGACATGCTGCGCAACATAAGCCGCATGGACCGGGAACTGCGCGGCGGAACGTGGAAAAAGCGCATGGGCAGCCTGCTTGAGGGCAAGAAAGTGGGCATCGTGGGCTACGGCCGCATCGGCCGGGCCACGGGCGATCTTCTGGAACGCCTGGGCGCGCGGGTGGCCTTTTCCGACCCCTTCGTGCGCGAGGCAGACCGCGAGCGCATGGAGTTACCCGACCTCCTGGCCTGGGCGGACATAATCAGCCTGCACTGCTCAAAGACCGCCGAGGCCTGTCATCTCCTGGACGGCGCCATGCTCTCCCTGATGCGGCCCGGCTCCTGGCTGGTCAACGCCGGGCGCGGCGGGCTCGTGGACGAGGAGGCCCTGGCCGGGCTCCTGCGCTCGGGCCATCTTGCGGGCGCGGCCATCGACTGCTTCGAGAAGGAACCCTACACCGGGCCGCTTCGCGAGATCGAAACCGCGATCCTGACCCCGCACATCGGCTCCTACGCGCGCGAAGGCCGCATCCGGATGGAGATCGACGCGGTGCGGAACCTGCTCGACGCGCTGGGAGTTTCCGCATGA
- a CDS encoding DMT family transporter, whose protein sequence is MRNQRKAMGFGLVTVLLWSTVASAFKLSLAHLDVAQLVLWSSVTSALVMLAVLAARGRLGLLFACTPREYLRSLGLGLLNPFLYYLVLLTAYDLLPAQEAQPLNYTWAITLTILSVPILGQTLSFRDLAATCVCWFGVLVISTRGDLLGLEFASPLGVALALGSTVVWSLYWLLAAKDKRDPVVGLALSVLFSLPFSLGLALYVSSPWPADPAGLLGAAYVGVFEMGITFITWLAALRYAENTSRVGNLIFISPIISLFFIRFVVGEAILPSTIAGLLCILGGLALQQLGRRARL, encoded by the coding sequence ATGCGAAACCAGCGCAAGGCCATGGGCTTCGGCCTGGTCACGGTGCTCCTGTGGTCCACCGTGGCCTCGGCCTTCAAACTGTCGTTGGCGCACCTGGACGTGGCCCAACTCGTGCTGTGGTCATCCGTGACCTCGGCGCTGGTGATGCTCGCGGTGCTCGCGGCGCGCGGACGCCTCGGGCTGCTGTTCGCCTGCACGCCCCGCGAGTACCTGCGCTCCCTTGGCCTCGGGCTGCTCAATCCCTTCCTCTATTACCTCGTCCTGCTCACGGCCTACGACCTTTTGCCAGCCCAGGAAGCCCAGCCCCTCAACTACACCTGGGCCATCACCCTGACCATCCTCTCCGTGCCCATCCTGGGCCAGACCCTGTCCTTCCGCGACCTGGCGGCGACCTGCGTGTGCTGGTTCGGGGTGCTCGTCATCTCCACGCGCGGCGACCTGCTGGGCCTTGAGTTCGCAAGCCCCCTGGGCGTGGCCCTGGCGCTTGGCAGCACCGTCGTCTGGTCGCTCTACTGGCTGCTCGCGGCCAAGGACAAGCGCGACCCCGTGGTCGGTCTCGCGCTCAGCGTGCTTTTCTCCCTGCCCTTCTCCCTGGGCCTCGCCCTGTACGTCTCCTCGCCCTGGCCCGCCGATCCGGCCGGTCTTCTCGGAGCCGCCTACGTCGGTGTCTTCGAGATGGGGATCACCTTCATCACCTGGCTCGCGGCCCTGCGCTACGCCGAAAACACCTCGCGCGTGGGCAACCTGATCTTCATCTCGCCAATCATCTCGCTGTTCTTCATCCGCTTCGTGGTCGGCGAGGCCATCCTGCCCTCGACGATCGCGGGGCTGTTGTGCATTCTCGGCGGTCTCGCGCTGCAACAACTCGGCCGCCGGGCGCGCCTGTGA
- a CDS encoding TIGR00730 family Rossman fold protein, with amino-acid sequence MQDSRQFVIDNLSTKESWRLFRIMAEIVAGFEDMNDVGPAVSIFGSARSKEGDQDYEMARKLARLLSEAGYDIITGGGPGLMEAANRGAKEGGKGRSIGLHIELPHEQKSNDYLDLRVDFRYFFVRKVVFVKYAMAYIALPGGFGTLDEVIEALVLIQTKRIKPFPVILIGREFWGGMVEWFTKALLDKGFIAPDDMELFTIMDTPEQAVSYIKRHVIV; translated from the coding sequence ATGCAAGATTCCCGTCAATTCGTTATCGACAATCTCTCCACCAAGGAATCCTGGCGGCTGTTCCGCATCATGGCCGAAATCGTGGCTGGATTCGAAGACATGAACGACGTGGGGCCTGCCGTGTCCATCTTCGGATCGGCCCGTTCCAAAGAAGGCGACCAAGATTACGAAATGGCCAGAAAGCTCGCTAGGCTCCTCTCGGAGGCGGGCTACGACATCATCACCGGCGGCGGCCCAGGCCTGATGGAGGCTGCCAACAGGGGTGCGAAGGAGGGCGGCAAGGGCCGCTCCATCGGCCTGCACATTGAACTGCCGCACGAGCAGAAAAGCAACGACTACCTCGATCTGCGCGTCGATTTCCGCTACTTCTTCGTGCGCAAGGTCGTCTTCGTGAAGTACGCCATGGCCTACATCGCCCTTCCCGGCGGTTTCGGCACCCTGGACGAAGTCATCGAGGCTCTGGTGCTCATCCAGACCAAGCGCATCAAACCGTTCCCCGTCATCCTCATCGGCCGCGAATTCTGGGGCGGCATGGTGGAATGGTTCACCAAAGCGCTTCTCGACAAAGGCTTCATCGCTCCAGACGACATGGAACTGTTCACCATCATGGACACCCCTGAGCAGGCCGTCTCCTACATCAAGAGACACGTCATCGTCTGA
- a CDS encoding MBL fold metallo-hydrolase RNA specificity domain-containing protein, translated as MKINFLGASRTVTGSCYVVEAGGVRFAVDCGMHQGNRDIEKRNRDMAPYEPEKIEFVLVTHAHIDHTGLLPRLVKHGFKGPIYCTPPTADLLEIMLLDSAHIQEMEAEWENKKRLRHGRPPVEALYTKDDVTRTLPLIKPVAYNAEFEPAAGVKVLYRDAGHILGSAFINVTAVNNGSSTSLVFSGDLGRPNQLLVSDPEVARSADYLFVESTYGDRDHKNEENSRDELAAAIAHAYKNREKCIIPAFAVERSQEIIYTLWLLAKEGKLPKEMPVFLDSPLAIRATEIFKKHPEYMDDEVRELMQNGDSPFDLPNLVYTRSTADSQRINEHKGAAVVISASGMCNAGRIKHHLRHNLWRHGASIVFVGFQAQGTPGRHIVDGAKKIRLLGEEVAVHAKVFTIGGFSAHAGQSQIMEWIGNFDNPGMEVFLVHGEQKAQTILSEMIRERYGLTVHVPDYLEEVELKPGKAPAIQLHPERARPRIDWGYLVGETERLLEGFKGKLGDVQAKPWVDQTEMRDRLLDAHRALMELVSEN; from the coding sequence GTGAAGATAAATTTTTTGGGGGCCTCGCGGACCGTCACGGGATCGTGCTACGTCGTCGAGGCGGGGGGAGTCAGGTTCGCCGTTGATTGCGGCATGCATCAAGGCAACAGGGATATCGAGAAACGCAACCGAGACATGGCGCCCTACGAGCCAGAGAAGATCGAGTTCGTGCTCGTGACCCATGCACATATCGACCATACGGGGCTTTTGCCCAGGCTGGTCAAGCACGGCTTCAAGGGGCCTATCTACTGCACGCCACCCACCGCCGATCTGCTGGAGATCATGCTGCTCGACAGCGCGCACATCCAGGAGATGGAGGCTGAATGGGAAAACAAGAAGCGACTGCGTCACGGCCGTCCGCCCGTGGAGGCCCTCTACACCAAGGACGACGTGACCCGCACTCTGCCGCTCATCAAGCCGGTCGCATACAACGCCGAGTTCGAACCCGCGGCGGGCGTCAAGGTGCTGTACCGCGACGCGGGCCACATCCTGGGCTCCGCCTTCATCAACGTCACTGCCGTCAACAACGGTTCCAGCACCTCGCTGGTCTTCTCGGGCGACCTGGGCCGTCCCAACCAACTGCTCGTCAGCGATCCCGAAGTGGCCCGCAGCGCGGATTATCTCTTCGTGGAATCCACCTATGGCGACCGCGACCACAAGAACGAGGAAAACAGCCGCGACGAATTGGCGGCGGCCATTGCCCACGCTTACAAGAACCGCGAGAAGTGCATCATCCCGGCCTTTGCCGTTGAGCGCAGCCAGGAGATCATCTATACGCTGTGGCTGCTCGCCAAGGAGGGCAAGCTGCCCAAGGAGATGCCGGTCTTTTTGGACAGCCCCTTGGCGATCCGGGCAACCGAGATATTCAAGAAGCACCCCGAATACATGGACGACGAGGTGCGTGAATTGATGCAGAACGGCGACAGCCCGTTCGATCTGCCAAACCTCGTCTATACGCGCAGCACGGCCGATTCCCAGCGCATCAACGAGCATAAGGGTGCGGCCGTGGTCATTTCGGCCAGCGGCATGTGCAACGCGGGTCGCATCAAGCACCATCTGCGCCACAACCTCTGGCGGCACGGCGCGAGCATCGTCTTCGTGGGCTTCCAGGCCCAGGGCACTCCCGGCCGCCACATCGTGGACGGCGCGAAGAAGATCCGCCTCCTGGGCGAAGAGGTGGCTGTTCACGCCAAGGTCTTCACCATTGGCGGCTTCTCCGCCCATGCGGGGCAAAGCCAGATCATGGAATGGATTGGCAACTTCGACAATCCAGGCATGGAAGTGTTCTTGGTGCATGGCGAGCAAAAGGCGCAGACCATCCTTTCCGAGATGATCCGCGAGCGGTACGGTCTGACGGTGCACGTTCCCGACTATCTGGAAGAGGTTGAACTCAAGCCCGGCAAGGCTCCCGCCATTCAGCTGCATCCCGAGCGCGCCCGACCCCGCATCGACTGGGGTTATCTGGTTGGGGAGACGGAGCGCCTGCTTGAGGGCTTCAAAGGCAAGCTTGGCGATGTGCAGGCCAAGCCGTGGGTGGACCAGACCGAAATGCGCGACCGGCTTTTGGACGCGCACCGCGCCTTGATGGAACTCGTTTCGGAGAACTGA
- the rsmD gene encoding 16S rRNA (guanine(966)-N(2))-methyltransferase RsmD: protein MRITGGSFRGRRIATGEGPGYRPATGKVREALFSMLAARGLVFADLRVLDVFAGSGSLGIECLSRGAVFCRFIEKSRAAAGLIRENLRELGVGRKRFAVSAEDAGKALAGSCREPFGLVFVDPPYGQGLLAPTLARLRAGGWLAQGGLLVAEVEAGLEFDAQSVAPGLELLADRDYGQTRILVWRREQ, encoded by the coding sequence ATGCGCATAACGGGCGGCAGCTTCAGGGGCAGGCGGATCGCAACGGGAGAGGGGCCGGGCTATCGCCCGGCTACCGGCAAGGTGCGCGAGGCCCTGTTCAGCATGCTTGCGGCGCGCGGGCTCGTCTTTGCGGACCTGCGCGTTCTGGACGTGTTCGCCGGATCGGGCAGCCTGGGTATCGAATGCCTCTCGCGCGGCGCGGTCTTTTGCAGGTTCATCGAGAAGAGCCGTGCGGCGGCCGGGTTGATCCGCGAGAACCTGCGCGAACTCGGCGTGGGACGCAAACGTTTCGCCGTGTCGGCCGAGGACGCGGGCAAGGCCCTGGCAGGCTCTTGCCGCGAGCCGTTTGGGCTCGTCTTCGTCGATCCGCCCTACGGCCAGGGGCTGCTTGCACCCACCCTCGCGCGCTTGCGCGCCGGAGGCTGGCTCGCGCAGGGCGGCCTCCTGGTCGCGGAGGTCGAGGCCGGGCTTGAGTTCGATGCACAAAGCGTGGCGCCGGGACTTGAACTTCTGGCCGACAGGGACTACGGACAAACCCGCATACTCGTCTGGCGGAGAGAACAATGA
- the coaD gene encoding pantetheine-phosphate adenylyltransferase, whose protein sequence is MTTAIYPGTFDPLTNGHVSLVRRACSVFDRIIVAVARDTTKKPLFTIEERVAMAREVFAFDKGVEVEDFAGLLVNYVDRKGAGVILRGLRAVSDFEYEFQMALMNRRLNRDIQTVFLMTDYKWMYLSSTIVKEAAKHGANIKGMIPDAIVPHLYARFAELDAAGRS, encoded by the coding sequence ATGACCACAGCAATCTACCCCGGCACCTTCGATCCCCTGACCAACGGACATGTCAGCCTTGTCAGGCGCGCGTGCAGCGTTTTTGATCGGATCATCGTGGCCGTGGCGCGCGACACAACCAAGAAGCCTCTCTTCACAATCGAGGAAAGGGTGGCCATGGCGCGCGAGGTCTTCGCCTTCGACAAGGGCGTCGAGGTGGAGGATTTCGCGGGCCTGCTCGTCAACTACGTCGATCGCAAGGGTGCGGGCGTCATCCTGCGGGGGCTGCGAGCGGTCTCGGACTTCGAGTACGAGTTTCAGATGGCGCTCATGAACCGTAGATTGAACCGCGATATCCAGACTGTCTTTCTGATGACCGACTACAAGTGGATGTACCTCTCCTCGACCATCGTCAAGGAAGCGGCCAAACACGGCGCGAATATCAAGGGCATGATCCCCGACGCGATCGTGCCGCATCTTTATGCGCGTTTCGCCGAACTCGACGCGGCGGGCCGCTCGTGA
- the miaA gene encoding tRNA (adenosine(37)-N6)-dimethylallyltransferase MiaA, whose amino-acid sequence MTLPRAVCILGPTGVGKTGLALHLAERFGGGVINTDSRQVYRGLGIVTAQPTAEEQAKCPHRLYAIIDPCQAMSAGTFTVLAEQAMTEFTGQGLLPLLVGGTGLYLDALLYGLASIPDVPDVVRQQIQAGWEALGARTMYDFLSQIDPDYAAKIHHNDRQRITRALEVFESTGRVFSSFHQQEGAPPRFDALKIGLSMDTEKLSPRLMERIEAMLAAGALREMEEAFAACPKVDAPGFSGIGSHELLELARGRLDLEQAKTLWHKRTKAYAKRQMTWFKRDPDIHWFSPSEHEAVAALVADWLETG is encoded by the coding sequence GTGACCCTGCCTCGCGCGGTCTGCATCCTCGGCCCCACTGGCGTCGGCAAGACCGGGCTCGCGCTGCATCTGGCCGAACGGTTCGGCGGCGGGGTGATCAACACGGACTCCCGTCAGGTCTACCGGGGGCTTGGCATCGTCACGGCGCAGCCCACGGCCGAGGAGCAGGCGAAATGTCCGCATCGGCTCTACGCGATCATCGACCCCTGCCAGGCCATGAGCGCGGGTACGTTCACCGTTTTGGCCGAGCAGGCCATGACGGAATTCACCGGACAGGGCCTTTTGCCGCTTTTGGTCGGCGGAACGGGGCTGTATCTCGACGCGCTTTTGTACGGCCTCGCGTCCATCCCCGACGTTCCCGACGTGGTCCGGCAGCAAATTCAGGCGGGCTGGGAGGCGCTTGGCGCGCGCACGATGTATGATTTCCTAAGCCAGATCGATCCCGATTACGCGGCCAAAATCCATCACAACGACCGGCAGCGCATCACTCGTGCCTTGGAAGTCTTCGAGAGCACGGGGCGGGTCTTTTCCAGTTTCCACCAGCAGGAGGGAGCGCCACCCCGCTTCGATGCGTTGAAGATCGGCTTGTCCATGGACACGGAGAAACTCTCGCCGCGCCTCATGGAGCGCATCGAGGCCATGCTCGCCGCTGGTGCGCTGCGGGAGATGGAAGAGGCGTTCGCGGCATGTCCCAAGGTCGATGCGCCGGGATTCAGCGGTATCGGATCGCATGAGTTGCTGGAGCTTGCCCGGGGCCGTCTCGACCTGGAGCAGGCCAAGACACTATGGCACAAGCGCACAAAAGCCTACGCCAAGCGGCAGATGACTTGGTTCAAACGGGACCCCGACATTCACTGGTTCAGCCCCTCCGAGCACGAGGCGGTGGCGGCGCTGGTGGCCGACTGGCTCGAGACGGGATGA
- a CDS encoding tetratricopeptide repeat protein has product MSNQAYPKGFVRKDMFFVVVFFALSLGFAAGVITGSMYNPPRPQMQAAQGMGQMPPQQMPPQQMPPQAGPGGMTEAERTRLLALETDVTKRPGDVAALNNLGHFYFDHGMPQKAVETYRKSLEINDNQPDIWTDKGVMHRELKDYEQSLASFEKAIALNPKHEHARFNRGVVLIFDLDRKEEGLAAWRELLAMNPNVRAPNGQLLSDIIASMQ; this is encoded by the coding sequence ATGAGCAACCAAGCCTATCCCAAAGGCTTTGTCCGAAAGGACATGTTTTTCGTCGTCGTCTTTTTCGCCCTGTCGCTCGGGTTCGCGGCGGGAGTGATTACTGGCTCAATGTACAACCCGCCGCGTCCTCAAATGCAGGCCGCTCAAGGCATGGGGCAAATGCCTCCACAGCAAATGCCTCCACAACAGATGCCGCCGCAAGCCGGGCCAGGCGGCATGACCGAGGCCGAACGGACCCGACTGCTAGCCCTGGAAACCGACGTGACCAAAAGGCCTGGCGACGTCGCCGCCTTGAACAACCTGGGGCATTTCTACTTCGATCACGGAATGCCGCAAAAAGCCGTGGAGACGTACCGAAAATCTCTTGAAATCAATGACAATCAGCCAGACATTTGGACCGACAAGGGCGTCATGCATCGCGAACTGAAGGATTATGAACAGTCTCTCGCTTCCTTCGAAAAAGCCATAGCCCTTAATCCGAAACATGAGCATGCGCGGTTCAATCGAGGCGTGGTGCTGATTTTCGACCTGGACCGAAAGGAAGAAGGGTTGGCCGCGTGGCGTGAATTGCTGGCCATGAATCCCAACGTCCGGGCCCCCAACGGCCAATTGCTCTCGGATATCATCGCCTCGATGCAATGA
- a CDS encoding 4Fe-4S binding protein, producing the protein MAFMTTNVLKNLVGRYSTRLYPITTRAAFDAYRGELYNEIEKCIFCQNCARKCPSQCISVDKEIGTWVCDPFACVYCGLCVEACPVNCLHMKSAWRHVATGREMIEMQGTPPKPKKKKTEDAAAPAEDAEAKAKKPAKK; encoded by the coding sequence ATGGCCTTCATGACCACAAACGTGCTCAAGAACCTCGTGGGCAGATACAGCACCCGACTGTATCCGATCACGACCCGGGCGGCCTTCGACGCCTACCGGGGAGAGCTGTATAACGAGATCGAAAAGTGCATCTTCTGCCAAAACTGCGCCCGCAAGTGCCCCTCGCAGTGCATCAGCGTCGACAAGGAGATCGGAACCTGGGTTTGCGATCCGTTTGCCTGCGTGTACTGCGGGCTGTGCGTGGAAGCGTGCCCCGTGAACTGCCTGCATATGAAATCCGCGTGGCGACATGTGGCCACCGGACGTGAAATGATCGAAATGCAGGGCACTCCGCCCAAACCGAAGAAAAAGAAGACCGAGGACGCCGCAGCGCCCGCCGAGGACGCAGAGGCCAAGGCGAAGAAGCCTGCCAAAAAATAA
- a CDS encoding hydrogenase large subunit, with amino-acid sequence MPRTIIPFGPQHPVLPEPIHLKLVVEDEIVTEALPQLGYVHRGLEKLTEIRDYNQMIQIVERVCGICSKIHAMCYCQGIEQMMGIEIPERAKYLRVIWSELHRIHSHLLWLGLFADAFGFESVFMQFWRIREKIMDINEATAGNRVIVSVNVVGGTRADLTPEQCSWILTELDKVEAEFKKLQKVMLDDYTVKKRTVGIGVLTREQAYSLGAAGPTLRGSGVAQDMRQLKYAAFDSLDFEPVVETGGDCYSRSKVRFLETLQSIDLVRQAIARLPMGETAVKVKGNPEGEVDMRVEQPRGELFYYLKGNGTKFMERVRIRTPTFANIPPLLAMLPGIELADVPVVVLSIDPCISCTER; translated from the coding sequence ATGCCCCGCACCATTATACCCTTCGGACCCCAGCACCCGGTCCTCCCCGAGCCCATCCACCTGAAGCTCGTGGTCGAGGACGAAATCGTGACCGAGGCGCTTCCGCAGCTCGGCTACGTTCACCGGGGACTGGAGAAGCTGACTGAAATCCGCGACTACAACCAGATGATCCAGATCGTGGAGCGCGTCTGCGGCATCTGCTCCAAGATTCACGCCATGTGCTACTGCCAGGGCATCGAGCAGATGATGGGCATCGAAATCCCCGAGCGCGCCAAGTACCTGCGCGTGATCTGGTCGGAATTGCACCGCATCCACTCGCACTTGTTGTGGCTTGGCCTCTTCGCCGACGCCTTTGGCTTCGAGTCGGTGTTCATGCAATTCTGGCGCATCCGCGAGAAGATCATGGACATCAACGAGGCCACGGCCGGCAACCGCGTCATCGTCTCGGTGAACGTGGTCGGCGGCACGCGCGCCGACCTCACCCCCGAACAGTGCAGCTGGATTCTGACCGAACTCGACAAGGTCGAGGCCGAGTTCAAGAAACTGCAAAAGGTCATGCTCGACGACTACACGGTCAAGAAGCGTACTGTGGGCATCGGCGTGCTGACCCGCGAACAGGCTTACTCCCTCGGCGCCGCCGGCCCCACGCTGCGCGGTTCGGGCGTGGCCCAGGACATGCGCCAACTCAAGTACGCGGCATTCGACAGCCTGGACTTCGAGCCGGTTGTCGAGACTGGCGGCGATTGCTACTCCCGCTCCAAGGTCCGCTTCCTGGAGACCCTGCAATCCATCGACTTGGTGCGCCAGGCCATTGCTCGCCTGCCGATGGGCGAGACCGCAGTCAAGGTCAAAGGCAATCCTGAAGGCGAAGTCGACATGCGCGTGGAGCAACCGCGCGGCGAACTGTTCTACTACCTGAAGGGCAACGGCACCAAGTTCATGGAACGGGTGCGCATCCGTACCCCCACATTCGCCAACATCCCGCCGCTCCTGGCAATGCTGCCGGGCATCGAACTGGCGGACGTTCCCGTGGTGGTCCTGTCCATCGACCCGTGCATCTCCTGCACCGAGCGCTAG